The following proteins are encoded in a genomic region of Pyrus communis chromosome 11, drPyrComm1.1, whole genome shotgun sequence:
- the LOC137708007 gene encoding inositol oxygenase 1-like, whose product MTIRIEQPEFGVEVEIEAGERKVLNDEKELALDAGFVVPHTNSFGQTFRDYDAEGERQPSVENFYQINHINQTYDFVQRMRNEYSKLNRVEMSIWECCELLNEVVDESDPDLDEPQIEHLLQTAEALRKDYPNEDWLHLTGLIHDLGKVLLLPSFGELPQWAVVGDTFPVGCAFHQSNVHHKYFAENPDYYNPTYNTKYGVYSEGCGLENATMSWGHDDYMYLVAKENKSTLPSAALFIIRYHSFYALHKAGAYKHLMNEEDVENLKWLHVFNKYDLYSKSKVRVDVEKVKPYYISLIEKYFPSKLRW is encoded by the exons ATGACTATCCGCATTGAGCAGCCCGAGTTTG GAGTTGAAGTTGAAATTGAAGCAGGGGAGAGAAAGGTGTTAAATGATGAAAAGGAATTGGCCTTAGATGCTGGATTTGTGGTGCCACATACCAATTCATTTGGACAAACATTTAG GGATTATGATGCAGAAGGAGAGAGACAACCAAGTGTTGAGAATTTCTACCAGATCAATCACATCAATCAGACTTATGATTTT GTGCAGAGAATGAGAAATGAGTATAGCAAATTGAACAGAGTGGAGATGAGCATTTGGGAATGCTGTGAACTTCTCAACGAGGTTGTCGACGAGAGCGATCCCGACTTGGACGAGCCTCAAATCGAGCACTTGTTGCAAACAGCTGAAGCCCTTAGGAAGGACTATCCTAATGAAGATTGGCTGCACTTGACTGGCCTCATCCATG aCCTTGGAAAAGTGCTTCTTCTTCCTAGCTTTGGGGAGCTTCCTCAATGGGCAGTTGTCG GTGATACATTCCCTGTTGGCTGTGCTTTTCACCAATCCAATGTTCATCACAAG TACTTTGCGGAAAATCCTGACTACTATAATCCTACTTACAACACTAAGTATGGAGTTTACTCGGAGGGATGTGGACTCGAAAATGCTACGATGTCATGGGGGCACGATGATTACATGTATTTG GTGGCCAAAGAGAACAAATCAACTCTGCCTTCAGCAGCTCTGTTTATCATTAGATACCACTCATTCTATG CGTTACATAAGGCGGGAGCGTATAAGCACTTAATGAACGAAGAGGACGTCGAAAACCTGAAATGGCTCCATGTATTCAA CAAGTATGACCTTTACAGCAAGAGCAAGGTACGGGTTGACGTTGAGAAGGTGAAGCCATACTATATTTCTCTCATTGAAAAG TACTTTCCTTCGAAGCTAAGATGGTGA